Within Cydia fagiglandana chromosome 1, ilCydFagi1.1, whole genome shotgun sequence, the genomic segment agttacctacttaaaCGGTTCATTTCAAGTCATGTTCATGAAATAtcaccgcgtcgagcaccagtaggtacatgtcatcttgaaactgaAGTTAAGAAGAATCTCATTgttaatagaggtgacagcaaggtgtcatctattgggcagtAGCATGTCGAGCACCTGTACGTCTATCTTACCTGTTGTGAACTGCTATGGCAATAAATTACACTGCGCCTAGCTAGATTAGGCTACAATTTGTTTTTCGACACACATTTGAATCTTCAAAAATATATGAACTTTTGCACAGAAGTCCTTGAACAAAAACATTGGAAAATAATTGCAACAGCTTCCAAGTGTTTACATAAAGGCAGGTAAatgaagtaaataaaatatttatagtaCTTTTATATTTCTCTCTCTATTATAATTTCTTCTGTTTATTCTCTCTTATTATATTTCTTCTAATCTCTATTTCTTCTATTTTGCTTTGTTAATTAACGGTGCTTTAGGAATCTAACCTTCATTTTTACTCAACAATGTGTAGTAGCTGTACGATCCTTTGAGAATCTAAAATCAATAGAATATTCGTATATTATAAATGTAGAATGttagcaattttttttatgagtaTTCTAGAATCAAAAGTTACGAATTCAGGGGGGACTTACAACCAGTCAGTTTTGGAAGATATCCGGTGTAAACAATGTCCTGATAACTATTTACGTATATTTTGATATAATCTAAAATATATtgatcacacttgctcgtaaaaaaTACTCCGGAATAATAATGACCCTACCGACATTTTCTTAAACCACATCTAcctctaaaatactaattaagtCATTCATGGCTCGCACATCATAAAACTGTTATAAAATTTTCTGAACTAAAATAgtatgtatctttaggtatttaaataaaagtaaacaaacaatttgtacagtttcgggtagttacaatatttattggttagccaaccaaatacaaaaccgcctggatcagtcactgaacggaTCAGTCCTGacattaacctacattatttgatcatgtaatgtttaatctaccctcaactggcctgagccatttgagggtaatagatgttgtttacttttatttaaatacctaaagataaacCAAGATACCAGATACAATACCAGATACAAGATACCAGAGTATAGTAAATCTCATACCGCAATAAAAGTAGCAATAGTAAGATTTGTGAAAGGACCAGCTTGGAATATGATGGTCTTCCGCAGCTGGCCGCCCAGCAGCACTACGCACCGACGCAAGCGCACCCCACATTGCCACCATTCGCTCTCATATATACCTCTATCTACCCTTTCGCTCTGAAAACAAAAACGGgataacatttatttaagtacaccgatatcatacattttctaACTGACTTTTCATCTtctacagtcacctgcaataatatgttacacaacgaaggccgcaaaaatatgtgacacgatcttatttgtagagccataagagcatgtcacatatctttgcggccttcgaagagtaacatattgcaggcgactgtacTTAATAAGGAAGTTCATATTCATGTAATTGTGTAGGTACAAGACAACACGGACGAGATAATCCAACAGTGCCTACTTTTGGATTATCTCCTACTTAAGATTCAAAACGTAAATGGGAATGATCACCAATGTATGTTTTTAGATATTTCGTGTATAGGTATTCGAGATAAAAAATAGGGCCCAGAATTTTGGGTGCGGATTTTGACAATTCTTAGGGAAAGAGCACTACTGTTTATCGATGGTATCACTAAatcgagattttttttatttgtgactTTATTATCTCAAACTTTCTGGTGATATCATCACTTACTTATCATCTATTACTTATGGTGATTATTATTACTTATGGTGGTTTCAAACGGTCGATGATGGAAAAAGTTCCAAATATCGGAGTGTTATCCGTTTCATGTGTTTTATTGAAATCAGTACAGTTTAGAAAACCTTTATATTTTATAACGAGTTGACAAGCTAAGTAGGTATTTGctcgcaagtgttattttatttaagtatattaaCCGGATTGTTAGAGTAATAGAATTATATAATCGATATATTGATAATACGCAAAATCTCGGGCCCTAAAAATAAGCACGCAACTTAATTATCTCGCAAAACATAATAAGCGAGATATTTATAcctatacaaatacataaatattttagCTAGGCAAGCGCCTATAATGCGTGATGGCTTACCATAAAATATACTTGGTTGCTATGCCAGCAATATAAAAATAGTTGCGAGATTAGTGCTACCAGGTATTCTGCTACCCACATCCGCTGCATAGTTGTCGTCGTCCCCTGCAAACACCAGGGcgatataaataatttcattacaAGCGTAATAAACAGGTTGCCCAGTAATTAATGGTCAACCTCCTAACCATTGACAGGGCACCTTAGGCTCGTCCAGAAAATGCTTTTATAGGTCTAGTAAGTTgtagtttcgtggttttcgagataatcgcacttttcTATTTTTGGTTCCTTGTCTCACTGTAATGATCATTTAGGCCACAaaataaaagatttttacctactgttttttgaaaaaatattctCAGATAGGCCTGCTAACCGATAGGCGATACAGTTTTTCCATAGCCAAGGTGTATTTTTAGAAGATCTTAATCCAAAAAATTACATTGTACTCTAACATTTTCAAGAAGTCTGATCGCttatggtgaaaaaaaaaatgtatggagaacagagtgcccaactttcttaaaaatagtttatttaatactgattctaaaatggtatcacacatgctatttacttttttacaaacaagGGTATGGCCTAGATGGTGATTAAAGTGAAGTATGGTGCTAACTAGTAAAATAGACAGAAAAGTTCGATTaatctcgaaaaccacgaaacttttactagacctataagtgcattttctaGACCAACCtaaggtgccctgtcgatggttagaaggttgtccattaattactgggcaccctgtataaagtattttgaaaaatatttgtatttcaagCATATTATACAAACCCGCACATTTTGAAAGACGACCAACAAAAAATCAGAAACTTTATAGTCATTTTCACATTATTTCACCTTGAGAGAACTAAActtatacaaatattttaacGAAATATTAACACACAATAAACCACCTTTTACACTTCCAATTTTACTagatattaggtaggtacctgccTACTATTAATTGAACATATTATAAAACTATTCCTAATCTGAAATATCACCGCGGTTTTCAttctataataaaattatctatATTCCGCTACTCCTACGTTGTAACAGATCCTGCTCATTGAATATCCAAATGCATTTCATGGAAAATAATACTATTTCTTTGCTTAAAATGCTATACAatctaatataattaataattgaaCCACACAATATAGCAATAATATACATACAGCGTGTGTATTTTATAGGGGCGTATATTTTAATAACGACTAGTATAGGACCTAAGGAGCTTaattacattgttttttttaggagataagattttttttttgatacatAATAATTGAGCACGCTATGTATTGCGTCCACATCAATTAACGTACCTAGTTTATTGTTATACGATATGACGTTTATCACATCAGTGTTCAttaatttaacccttatcttggcaaggctcaaaatatcttaaatataaacatttttttagttttttgtcacctattgagcatactagactattaaaaaataagaaaaaaaatccaggattttccagtttcggaaaatcatatgtatcatatttgatacagtgccaataactcgacaaaatagttacctactttttaaaagaaaaatgtagattttaataaaaataaaacatgtaatgcaacagaaattagcatttactgctaattaaacgcaatctaaagcatcagatgactattaaacctgtaaatataaaatatatctacgaatacctgatcacatgggcggaaaatttaatcccgtaaagtttcaaaaaagtcgtcagcaaaaagttgagtaaaatatgaaaagtaaacaaataattaaaagtaaaaaaaatatttttttttttactttggggccattttttgccatacacatatttttccgtgctacgggctacggcgtagcaatagtgctacagcgtacgaatatatagttaaataacatctagtccttaaaaaaatcaaagttaaataactaaataatacgacaactaatattctataattgaagcatgttttgtaaccccacaaaaataaaaaaataaaaaaatcatgtaaatctattttgacgataacttggcaatgtattaaatgtaatacaatcctttcgatatgtacatttctgagttcttggcactgtatcaaatataatacataacagtttcatgtaaggttctatgtattaaatgtttttaaattcaaaggcattgtaaatatgtatgcattaAGAGCCAGTAAagacatcaaaatgtagattatggaaaaatatatactaacataagaaataaatgcaaaacttcctgtacgaaccgaaatctattgtttccgcggcgccatgttgattattactaattaatttacaatgacactcgtgcccattatttttttctataagtaaggagggtagctcgacatattgatggtagaattattttgttaggtaataaagtgaacttgctagatttttttaagttccatgtatcacgggtgttacgatgccaagataagggttaagtaacaaaataaacCACAGTGGTGTTAATGTGTAATTATTATAACTAATTGCAAATTCGGCGTACATTGCTGCTCGGTAGGATTAAAAAATTAATTACACCTAATTAATAACactatttaataaaatgataaccTTATACAATTTGTATGATCAGATACTATAATATACGCCCGTATGGAATACACACactgtttattttaattgtttgaGGTACTTACTTTTGTCAAGAGAATCGCACTGGCGCAAATCATAAGTGAACAGATGACGACGTATAAAAACATCACAGGCGATAGCACAGAATTGAAGATTTTTGAGTATCTAAAAAAATGACATGCTTAAGTTTTGACATGGTTAAAGCatagttaattatattttattgtcaTCCTATTTCCATTttatagtttcctattttgaatgCAGGTAACTTTGAAGTGATGTGATAAGTAGCTGTTAAGGATTATGTTCTTAATGGGTGTTCTTgcatataataattttattattaaataaatattcaaattgGTTAAGATGTGTGATTACTTATATATTTTCTGTAATAAAACTTATGATAATCTGTTATATGAAACAGATCAAATTTTTCTTTTGTAATTTGGAGAGATACTAAGACAGAACACATTCATCAATTACCCACCATCTAGaacttattaaataatataaaatgaaaGAAAAGCAAAACGTTACTTAATCAATGATAGATGATGCATATGACATTGTTTTATCCTTTCCATCGCTTCTGaataactgacaagtttaccatcTTCACTGAACAATCTCTTACTGTTTGCTACCAAAAGCTCAAGCTGTCCACAGAAAAATGACATCAGAGCCACCGTGTTAGCGTCGTAATTCGCGACGATCCCACCTCCGTATAAACAAATGACAGAATGTTCCACTATCTGAAACCAGTAGCCAAATCTCTTTGTTTTATCAAAAGGTACCCAAGAGCTCATTATTTCCGGGAAAGGAATAGTTCCATTCAACATTAGCTCGCGTTGCTCCGAAGATGATAAAAATTCTCCTAAAGGCGCAAATACCACCGTAAACACCGTAGCTGTAACAAGAATCCAATAAAAACAAGTTACGTTTCTGGAGTACTTCGTATAACCTTCAATGATTGTGCAAGTCGTCTTGTCTTTTTTCTCTAGTTGGCTTCGTTCCAGTGTTGACACAAACTGAATAACATCTTGCCAATATGTCTGCCAAAGAACAAATGTGCCTGCTTTCGCGACGCAAACCGTGGTGAGCATTGTGTAAGAAAGATTCTTCAAGGCTAATTCCGGGTCTGCCCTGATAAACCAAAGTTCGGCGTACAGGCTCACTAAAAATAGTAAAGCggcaaaatgaatcaaattgtAAATGATACGACTCTGCCCACTGTTTGGTTGCCACATGCCCCAGCTCTGAAGACCCCAGAGCGTAGGTCCGAGCAACGGATGATTTGGGTCTTCCAATCTGgccacatatttttttaacatttctCTCACGTCTCGCCGTGTGATGTAGTTGAAAGTTTTTTTCGGATTGACTTCAATTTACTTAGGGAATGGAAATAATTGTTAATCATCAAATTTTCTTTACAATTTCTGAACACTTCACAAATCATACGACTTTGcttggaaaaataataaaaaatgtatgaatataGTCAGCACAAACGTGACCCGAATTTAAAATAATCTTTCTTTATGTTATTATTTAACATTAGGTATTAAAATTTAACGCCAACATTGATAagatacatacataggtataagtaaagcgaatttttttacaaacagtcaatttttttatgcgttttttgtagCGAGTTCAACCTATCATTTTCTTAACGTAGAGGGACGGACACATGTTATTTTAAATGGTACCTAGGTACATTGCGTCACCTTTGGAAATATTTACGAAACATTTGTTTCATTCGAACGTGTAATTTTTCTTGTCTCGATATATCATATCAATTTGTACCTATTTGATTGATATCAAATGTGTAATTATCAAAGTACTTTATTTCTCGGAACGAAGATAATTTTTAGGGTCTTCGACGAATGATAGGTATGGATAATGGAAGAAATTTCAAGAATAGGGTGGTGAGATTGTGTTAAGTCTTTATTATCTTTTCACAAATGAAAGTAATGTGAGTTCAGTCGTCGTCAAAGTAatgtttacataattattaagtaatgtttacataattattattaacacagAAGTAAGGGTGCAAtagtgtaaatatgtatatttttgacgtcgactgtacataaacGTAAATGTAGCGCCGCAGTTATTCTTGCATTTGCGTAAGAAGCGTGAAAAAACTGTAAGAGCCCTTAattacctgaaaaaaaaatggttaagCAATGTAAGGTATTATTTTCTGTAAGTGCTTAATAGTTTctttaagtattaaatattagtaGAAATCTTGAAGAATTATTTTggattgtattttttaataataataaaaggaGAAGGACatgtccagcaagtacctagacttagctcacgagataaccgccatgtgggatgttgactcgacgatcattgttcctatagtcgtgtcagcgaagagtctcgaccaacacctagagagactctcgctgggtggttggatcaagggtcagatgcagaaggcggtaattttggacacggcgcgtatagtacgtcgattcctcactctgcggccctgaccaccggcagcttggaccctgccccgctgccggcggcaccctaggttaggttttttacaatgtgtttatatatttttgtaatgttttgtaagtgtttttatattttacttttatactcacattgtaaaatcctaacctaagaccctaattcaataaaggaaataaatcattacatttaagtattttaaacgTACATCAATGAAGGTAGGCACGCAAAGTGTGGCAAAGGGACCGGCGCTAAAAACGACAGTGTGCGTGAGTTTCCCGCCGAGCATTGCCAGCTGCCTGCGCACGCGCGCATCCCCCTTCCACCACTCGCTTTCGTACACGCCGCCATCCACATTCTGACACTGTTTAATGCAagaaaatatacctataatatattatatatacagggtgtttggtacatcgtttaccaaattaaaacggcaaataggttgagtcatttgctatcttctcaggccaataaatttttaattcggtgcaaaaaaaaattttcacttctatgacagtttttcgtaaatttctaatttttacttgcgtagtagtaaaaaaaccacgaacaattttgtttttctaggcatgagaagatagcaaatgactcaagctatctgccgttttactagtaatttggcaaacgatgtaccaaacatcctgtatataTATGATCGCTCAAcatctttcaagttctttctaatactaaaaaaacgaactacttatAGTAGATTCCATTACAATTTGAATAATAGGGAGTGGGTAAAGTGCTTAATGTCGGCCacctaaaatacatttttatttgtctTTCCTCGCCGCAACAAGAGGGTTCCGCGCAGATAAGCTCGGAACCATAACACTCTGCCGCCTGGGTTTTCCATTATTCATccagtattttattttacgttttttatattttttggcaGCTCGGTCTGAGTATACATTTTACAGAGCCCTTATAggacaaagtgatcctataagggttctgtaaaatagaaataattatATAGATAAGGGTTCCGTTATTTATTTTTGAGGTAGAAACTTAAAAAAACGATAGCtcaaaaataattatacttCTCACCTCAACAACCACTTCATTGCTATGCCAGCAGTACAAGAAAAGCTGGGACACGAGTGCCGTGGTGTATTGAAGCACCCAGATTTTTTGCGCAGCTGTAGCTTCTTCCTAAATACAAATCATACTAGATACTAGTTTTATATAGGCGAATTTATTAAAAgttatatatattattgtaaaaaaaagatCAAGGTTTCGTCATAAGTAATTAcaaataaatgtgacgtcccacgggcaaaggtaccttatggcggttggcgcttacgctattattaacgcggctccaatattattgcggcgctatgcgacgtaagcgctggccgccataaggtacctttttccgtggaacgtcacaaatgtaagtacatacttagGATACCTATCCTAAGTTGCCAAAAGTCAGGTATTGCACACCACCACGCAGTCTGTTTGAATATCCCCTTATTCTTAAACCTTAGCAAACCTCTATTAAATTTACCAACAAAGCAAACACTAATGTAACTAACAATCTGTAACAAACTATGGATCAACTTGGTctgaaattaattatttatttatttatttattttaatgtcaaaaggaccgtttattaaatttaagagatttacggctcgattcgggaaattgattagagattcactagatatgaaatagtaaagatatgttacgttccacggcaaaatataccattgccccggctgaatattggagcagcgttaataatagcgtaagcgccagccaccatatggtaccttttgtttttttttgtttttacttaCCGAAGTAAACTGGATGACGCTGCAACAAATCATGCCAGAGCAAACGAGAACGTACAGGAACATCACCGGCGATAACAAAGAGTTAAACAACGAGCTCTGTCTGAAAAGCAGCACACACTTTGATTTTATATAGCCTGTCTTTGGTTTTTCAAGAAAATTAGCTTCCAGTATCCGAAAAGtaaatcatttaaatattttaaatcataaatcacttatttttcgtgataaacttgttttacatcaaaagtaggggagaccgaggtgagttgtgacagaggagagttgtgacattgtcgattttttggaatctattaaataaaaagtaggtcgcaatagcgcgcgtttgttagttcaagttgcgagctaacaaacgcacactgttgcgagatcactaacagttattagatttcaaaaaatcgacaatgtcacaagtctcctctgtcacaactcacctcggtctcccctaacaTGATAAGCCATAATGTTGACCCGAGAGTCGGAGTCCATTTTTGTGGGCCACAATCGCAGCAGCGAAGTAAGACtttttcttttcatttctttgtcaaatgtaataattttgtaacgtatttttttataagttaaGGAAGAATGtgtttaatagtacattacaatTCAAGTGTGAAAATTAGGAAATTCGCCAAGAGTGGTGAAAAATTCAAACActaccgaagggagtgttttaaatcgacacgagagttgcgaattaccttttcgcacgtatattgtacagtacatatatggccctttaaatattCGACATGCGCACGTATAGTGCTAGTTCGGTAACTAGTTCGGTAGCTAGTGCGGTCACTAGGACAGTAAATAAGCGCCTTGTACTGTAAATATACATTATTACTggtattataagtacctatagtacctacctCAAGATAAAATTATGATGTCTATGGCATTCCTTAATTCTGCCCAATATTATTTCTTCATTAACCAAATCATAgtcatcaaagatgtgtttgcATTTTTCCCTTAACATTGCCAGTTGGCCTCTGATGAATACCATAACAGCCACTGCATTTGAATCATAAAGCGCAATAACTCCCCCTCCATGGATATTAATTAGAATGTGAATGAAGATTGCTAGAGAATAGCCAGGCATTGTTGTTTTATCAAATGGAAACCACGAGCTGAAAATTTGCGGCAATGGCTCCGTTCCGTTACTTATCTGTTCACGGTATTCTGAACTTGTAGCATATTTTAGAAACGGCGCCGAAACCATAGTAATGTTAGTAGAAACTACAACATTCCAATAGAAATATGTCACAATTCTCGCGTAGTTTGTATAGTTTTGCTTCAAATCTATACACGCATCATTCAAGCTTTCCGATTGAGATATTTCTTCCGCTGAAATACCTTCTACCAACATCTTCCAGTCGGATTGCCATATAACGTAAGACACGGCTTTAAAAATACAAACCATTCCCAATGCAGTTAATGAAAGATTATGTAATGCTTCCAAATAATCATGCCTTATGATCCAAAGTTCCATTATTTGACTAATTACAAACAGAAAAGCGCAAAAGTGTATGACATTGTAACATGTATTGCGAAATTTGCTTCCACATTGCCACAGGCCGTAAACATAAAGCCCTTTCAAATTTGGACCTAATAAAGGGTGTTTCGGATCCTCAAGTCTTTTAgctaatgaaattattttctgGACAGACACCATTACCAATGTCCTTTACAGAATAATACTTTGACGCAAATGCGAAGTAAGGTTGAGAGAAATTATGTTTCATACCATTATGAGCTATTATGAGGAGTGTAATGTTAATAGAAATGTTGAATAATTTAAAATGCATAAAATAGTTAAGACGGACTCGAACTTCAAGCTACTGTGGTTCAATACTAGCGTATTCGGTTGGTCGACAACAGAAATATCTTACACACAAAGAGATAGGTTCTGTATTAAGTAGGTCCcatgaaacaaataaaaatattttgtagttaCGTTATAGGTAGAAAGATAGAtggaatactctttattggcacaccttagtaaaaagatacaaaagaaaagaacaactgattaaatgtagaggcagacaacaggcggtcttatcgctaaagagcgatctcttccagacaatctttgggtagcggaaccttatgtaccttatggcggctggcgccgcgattagtgaaatgaattagagattcactagatatgaaaataatagtgaagatatgtgacgttccacggaaaaaggtaccttatggcggcatTGGCATCGCATTTACGAATTCCTTAATTGAAGTTGAATTGTGTTGTGTGAAACCCTAACTGCCTTGCAAATTAACCGCCTTGCATTTCACATGAAAAGCACTTAAGGGGAGTTGTTGAGGGTTTAATGAGTCATTAGGAATGCATGATACAAGGTCCGGCTGGGACGTTTAAGGAAAGTTGGAAAAGTGGGAATTACTTTTTTATTGAGAGACTTTAGGAAGTGGGAATTGCGTACGCCACAGGTATCTAGTAAAagtgtattctttattctttaaataaacacaagtataagtttacagctctAGATACGCCAAAACACTTATACTCTTAATACTTCAGTCATAACTATCTCTAGGATCTTTATTTAACTTTACATAtgtaaagatttaaaaaaaagagattaaatatacttatgtaatttataacaaattatttcttTTAGTCTAGAACAGAGAGACTACattatataggtataattaGTTAATTACCCAATCATTGTATaatttaaaacgaatacgggATTTAATCGCGTAAacttaagtatatttttatattctgGCCGATGATTGTACATAATCTTAATGAAATAACGAAACGCCGTTCAGGTATATTGAATAGCCTTAATCTGAAAGATACACAGTGCCGATAGAAAAGTTCCTAACAAGGTTATTAACTCCTCATAAAACTCAATTTATGTCCTACCAGCTATTTAAGGGGCCTTTTCAgtttcttgttttattttagttttagtggAAGTTGCTTGTCATGTACCTATTTACGAACAATTGTACTATTTCTTTTCATCTTAACTAGCTGAAACGacatataaaaattcaaaaatgcgcattttcccagagataagacctagctagatggATTTATCGCTCTTAAAAACCCCCACATTACAAATTCATcgaatcgttagagccgtttccgagatccccgaaatatgatatatgtaaataaataaataaatatacaagaattgaaTGATGAGCTCGAATGATGCTTAATAGACAGATATTTTTAGATATTTATGACCGCGCACATAATC encodes:
- the LOC134668162 gene encoding odorant receptor 46a-like isoform X4, yielding MLKKYVARLEDPNHPLLGPTLWGLQSWGMWQPNSGQSRIIYNLIHFAALLFLVSLYAELWFIRADPELALKNLSYTMLTTVCVAKAGTFVLWQTYWQDVIQFVSTLERSQLEKKDKTTCTIIEGYTKYSRNVTCFYWILVTATVFTVVFAPLGEFLSSSEQRELMLNGTIPFPEIMSSWVPFDKTKRFGYWFQIVEHSVICLYGGGIVANYDANTVALMSFFCGQLELLVANSKRLFSEDGKLVSYSEAMERIKQCHMHHLSLIKYSKIFNSVLSPVMFLYVVICSLMICASAILLTKGTTTTMQRMWVAEYLVALISQLFLYCWHSNQVYFMSERVDRGIYESEWWQCGVRLRRCVVLLGGQLRKTIIFQAGPFTNLTIATFIAILKGSYSYYTLLSKNEG
- the LOC134668162 gene encoding odorant receptor 49b-like isoform X2, coding for MVSVQKIISLAKRLEDPKHPLLGPNLKGLYVYGLWQCGSKFRNTCYNVIHFCAFLFVISQIMELWIIRHDYLEALHNLSLTALGMVCIFKAVSYVIWQSDWKMLVEGISAEEISQSESLNDACIDLKQNYTNYARIVTYFYWNVVVSTNITMVSAPFLKYATSSEYREQISNGTEPLPQIFSSWFPFDKTTMPGYSLAIFIHILINIHGGGVIALYDSNAVAVMVFIRGQLAMLREKCKHIFDDYDLVNEEIILGRIKECHRHHNFILRQSSLFNSLLSPVMFLYVLVCSGMICCSVIQFTSEEATAAQKIWVLQYTTALVSQLFLYCWHSNEVVVECQNVDGGVYESEWWKGDARVRRQLAMLGGKLTHTVVFSAGPFATLCVPTFIDVIKGSYSFFTLLTQMQE
- the LOC134668162 gene encoding uncharacterized protein LOC134668162 isoform X1; protein product: MVSVQKIISLAKRLEDPKHPLLGPNLKGLYVYGLWQCGSKFRNTCYNVIHFCAFLFVISQIMELWIIRHDYLEALHNLSLTALGMVCIFKAVSYVIWQSDWKMLVEGISAEEISQSESLNDACIDLKQNYTNYARIVTYFYWNVVVSTNITMVSAPFLKYATSSEYREQISNGTEPLPQIFSSWFPFDKTTMPGYSLAIFIHILINIHGGGVIALYDSNAVAVMVFIRGQLAMLREKCKHIFDDYDLVNEEIILGRIKECHRHHNFILRQSSLFNSLLSPVMFLYVLVCSGMICCSVIQFTSEEATAAQKIWVLQYTTALVSQLFLYCWHSNEVVVECQNVDGGVYESEWWKGDARVRRQLAMLGGKLTHTVVFSAGPFATLCVPTFIDIVEHSVICFYGGGIVANYDANTVALMSFFCGQLEILVANSKRLFSEDNKLVSYSEAMDRIKQCHQHHLSLIKYSKILNSLLSPVMFLYVVICSLMICASAVLLTKEGTTTMQRMWVAEYLAALIAQLFLYCWHSNQVYFMSESVDRGIYESEWWRCGVRLRRCVVLLGGQLRKTIIFQAGPFTDLTVATFVAILKGSYSYYTLLSSNES